In Thermococcus gorgonarius, the genomic window CGTAGAAGAGGTCGGCATCGGGGTTTACAACAAGGTCGATTATCTCGCCGTCGCTCTCGATGTGGACGTCGTAATCGAGCCTGTGGAGGAACTCCATGATGTGGAGCATTATCCTGTCCTCTCCGCCAGAGGGGGAGGGTATTCTCAAAAGCTGAAGGAGTATCTCCTTCGCGCGTTCGGTCTTCATTTGGGTCACCTAATTAACTAAAGGGAAACCGGTTTATAAACACTCCCTCCTAGGGGTGAAGGTATCTCAGCCTCGCCCTTCCGTTTTTCTCCAGCCAGTTGAGGAGCTCCCGGGCAAAGGCAAACTTCTTCCTCTTGCTTTCCCATACCGGTGAATGGTCCTTAAGGCCCGGCTTGCTCCACTTTCCAACCACATCGCCGAAGTCGAAGCCAACCATGATTATATCCCTTGCCCCCAGAGCTTCCGCAAGAAATACCGCCCTGTCGCCGTCGGTGAAGCCGCCGAAGTTGTAGACGATGTCCAGCGGTTCAGTCTGGCAGGTTCCGAGGATCCTTGAGAGGAAGGGCACGTAGGAGACTAGTTTATCCATGTTGTCGCCGTGGGCGTGGACGACCATGAATGAACCTTTGTCATTGGCTATCTTGATGTCGGAAATCCTCCCGTCAAGGTCAGTAACTATTACATCGGGCAAAAGGCCGGCGTCGAGCAGAGCGGAGGTTGCACCATCTGCCGCTATGAGTGTTCCGTCTGAGAAGTCGAACCGCTTTAGAGCATCTTCCAGGCTCGGGCCGGCGCCGAAGACGTAGGCTTTTTTCCCAATAACGGCCTCAAGCTCCTCCCTGGTTATGTAGTCATCGCCCTCAAGCAGGAGAGCCCGTAAAAGCTCCGCAGATTTTCTGTCCTGTTCAATTGAGTAACCCATCTCGCGGACTATGCGGAGGTAGAAGGGCTTCCATTGCTCCCAGTTCATTTCTCATCCCTCAGCTTTTTGTCCATCTTAAGCATTTCTTCCCATTGCCTCCCGGGCCAGTAGATTTGACCACAGTCCTGGCAGATGTAAAACTCGTCGTAGAGCTCGTAAACCTTTGGAGGAACTTTCCCCCTGACTTCTTCCTTCGGGACTGGTCTTATAAGACCATTGCACTTAGGACAGCGGGCGTTTGGTGGAAAAAGTTCTCTAAACTCAATTCCAAGGTTTTTGAGCTCCCTTACCTGCTCTTCGAGGGAATTCGATGAGATGAGAATTACATCCGCACCGAGCTTTTTAGACTTTTCCGCTAAGCCAGAGTCCCTCGTCAGGATTATTCTGTCTTCTCTGAGTGCTACACTGACTATCTCATCGTCGTCTTTCACACCATAGAGGGTGTCGTAGCCGTAGAGACGCAACCAACGGGCCAGGCGGCCCAGCATCATGTCCGCTATAAAGCGCATGGGCATCGAAAGGTATTAATTCGATTGAGTTAAAGTGTTTCCGGTGGTGGAATGCACTACGAGGAAGTTGAGACGCTCCTGAGGCGCTCAGTGGATTACCTGGAACTTGCGAATTCCGCTTTTGAAAGTGAGAAATACGACGCCGCAATATTCCTCGCGGAACAGGCCCTTCAGCTCCACCTAAAAGCCCTCTTAATCAAATATGCCGACCTGAGGATAAGGAGCCATTCACTGAGAGAGCTTTTGTATCGCCTTGGACAGGTCTTTAAACTGGAAGACCGCGTCGAGGAGTTCATAAGGGCTAACAGGAAGCTCTTGCGGGAGCTTGAGGACGCTTACATTGGAACAAGATACGAGGCCAAGTCATATTGCCGGGAAGATGCAGAGGAACTTATCGAGTTCGTTACCAGAGTTATGGACTTCGTGGAGGGCCTGGCGGATGAGTTCGAGAGAGGCAGTAATCTCCAGGATGATTGAGGAGGGAAGAAAGCGCTACCTGATGATAAAGCACTACAGGCGATACCTCCCCGCGATAAAGCGCGCCTGTGAGGAGGTTTTCGGCGAGTGCGAACTCTACGTCTTCGGAAGCGTCTTAACAGGTAAGTTCACAGCCGGGAGCGACGTTGACCTCCTGATAAAGGTGAGAAAGGCCCCAAAAAGCCTCCGCGAGAGGGCCGAGCTTGAGGTTAAAATCGAGGAGCTCGCAAACCTCCCCTACTATCATCCTTTTGAGTTCCACATAGTTGATGAGGAGGGCTTCAGGCGGTACGTCGAGGTTCTCAAGGTGAACCCCGTTAAAGTCGAGTGAGGGAATGCTTTTTAAGCGGAAATATTTCACAGCCATAAAACAGGTGGTAGCTATGCTGGTTTATTTCATCGGCACCGGCGGGAGCGAGGGAATTCCGGCCCATCTGTGCACCTGTTCGACCTGCAACGAAGCAAGAAAGTTCGGCTTCGCCCAGAGGAGGCCCTCAACTCTCGCTGTAATCACCGAGAACAAAAGAGCAGTTCTCTTCGACGTTGGGACGGATATAAGGGACTTCCTCAACGTCCCTCTAGAGGCCATCTTCCTGACCCACTGGCATCACGACCACATTTACGGCCTCTATAAGCTCCGCTGGATGGCGAAGGAGACGAGGCTCTATGCTCCAGAGGGGCACGCCGATGCCCTAATCCTCAACGACCCGAAGAACCTGAGGCCCAACGTGATAAAGCCCGGTCAAACTCTGAAGGTTGACAGCCTGAAAATCACTCCCATAAGGCTCAATCATCAGATCGAGACCCTGGGTTATCTGGTAGAGGAAGATGGAAAGAGCGTTGCAATCCTCTACGACACGAAGGGCCTTCCAGAGGAGACGAGGGAGTTTTTGAAGAGCAAAGTCCCACTGAGGCTGGTGATAATCGATGCCACATATCCACCCGATTTCAACGACCCCTATCACAACAACGTCGATGAGGCTGCTGAAATAGGCCTTTCTCTCGCTGAGAGGACTGTTTTGAGCCACATATCCCACAAGAACCTGCCCTTCCTTGAGCTCGTGGAGTACGTGAGGAAGAGATGGAAAAATAAAGTCCTCGTCGCCTACGATGGGATGGTGTTCTACGTCTGAGAACCATTCACTTCGTGCTTTTACATTTGGATGTCAAAAATAATCCAGGAAAGCTTTAAAAGCAGCCATCCAAGTTTCAACTGAAAAATTTCCGGGGGTTTTGCTATGATACTCCAGGTGGCACTTGATTTGACCGATATTGAGCAGGCCATTTCTATAGCTGAGAAAGCCGCTCGCGGTGGCGCCCACTGGCTTGAGGTTGGAACTCCTCTCATCAAGAAGGAAGGCATGCGTGCCGTTGAGCTTCTCAAGAGGCGCTTCCCTGACAGGAAAATCGTTGCCGATCTCAAGACGATGGACACTGGAGCACTGGAGGTGGAGATGGCAGCCAGACACGGTGCCGACGTTGTCTCAATCCTTGGCGTTGCCGACGACAAGACGATAAAGGACGCGGTTGAGGTTGCAAAGAAATATGGAATACGGGTCATGGTTGACCTCATAGGAGTTAAGGACAAGGTGAAGAGGGCCAAAGAGCTTGAGAAGATGGGGGTTCACTACATACTCGTTCACACGGGCATAGACGAGCAGGCCCAGGGTAAGAACCCTCTCGAGGACCTTGAAAAGGTCGTAAAGGCCGTTAACGTCCCGGTTGCAGTTGCAGGTGGGCTTAATCTCGAAACGATTCCGAAGGTTATTGAGCTCGGTGCAACTATAATAATCGTCGGAAGTGCAATAACGAAGGCAAAAGACCCTGAGGAAGTCACCAGGAAGATAATAGACCTCTTCTGGGGGGAGTACATGCAGACGATCAAAAAGGCCATGAAGGATATCGTGGAGCACATAGACAACGTCGCCGACAGCCTCAAGCTCGAACAGGTTAGGGGCTTCGTTGATGCCATGATAGGGGCAAACAAGATATTCATCTACGGCGCCGGAAGGAGTGGTCTCGTTGGCAAGGCTTTCGCGATGCGCCTCATGCACCTAGACTTCAACGTCTACGTCGTTGGAGAGACCATAACGCCCGCCTTCGAGCAGGGTGACCTCCTCATAGCGATCAGCGGTTCCGGGGAAACCACGAGCATCGTTGATGCGGCGAAAATAGCCAAAAAGGAAGGTGGAAAGGTCGTCGCAATAACCTCCTACGCGAACTCGACCCTTGGAAAGCTTGCCGATGTCGTCGTTGAGATACCGGGCAGGACGAAGGCCAACATCCCCACCGACTACATAGCCAGACAGATGCTCACGAAGTACAAGTGGATTGCTCCAATGGGAACCCTCTTCGAGGACTCCACGATGGTCTTCCTCGACGGCATAATAGCCCTCCTAATGGCGACCTTCCAGAAGACCGAAAAGGATATGAAGAGGAAGCACGCGACCCTTGAGTGAAAGGTTTATTAGTTCCCTTTCATTATCCTTTCGGGGAATGGCATGCTTAACTTTACCCACGTTTTCGTTGGAATAGGGAAAGCCGGCGGAAGCGTCGTGGATGGAATAGAGAGCGACGTTGTTAAGGTTCGAATAAATCCGGGCTATTATATTCTTCGTACCGAGGCCTATTCGGAAAAAATAGCTTCCTTTTTTTCCAGGCTCCCGGAGAACTCCTTAGTGTGGATTGTCTTCGAGGACAAGCCGGTGAACGTTGAGATAGTTGAGCTCATATCCGAAAACCTCCCTGAAGGCACGATGAGCTTGGCCTATGCCTTTACTCCCTCCCGGGAGCTTTTTGAGGAGAGCAAGCCTTCATGGGCCGAGAATTTTGAGACCGTTTTCTACGACTCCCTGTGGGAGTTCCTGAAGAGAGATATTCCCCTGCTCGAGGCATATGAAGAAGCCTCTACGGTTATTTCCCGCGCTCTTACTCTGCTCCACAGGAGCCTTGAGGGGGAGATGGTCATAAACGTTGATTACGCTGATTTCTTTTCAACTGTCAAAGGAGGTAACGTTGGAATTCTGCGCCTCCTGAGCAGGATTGACTTCGACTGGCACTGGGGAGTCTGGGACAGGGGGATAGTTATAACTATAGTCGATGAAGGGGTAGCGCTCAGGGATGCCCATACCGTCCTGGAGAGGTTTCACGATCTTTTAAAGGAGAAGGACATAATATGGGGGATGATCTCGAGAAAAACTGCCGGGACAGGGATTGAGACTCTCACACTGCTCGTTAGAAAATGGGGGGAGTAGAATGGTACAGGCCCTGCTCTTTGACATAGATTACACCCTACTCACCGAAATGCCGCTTATACAACTTTTCCTCCCTCAGGTTTACGAGAAACTTGCAAAAAAGCTGGGAGTAAATAAGGAGGAGGCCAGAAACAGGTTTCTATCGGAGATATTTTTAAGAAAGGACACCTATGAGTGGCATGACTGGAACTTCTTTTTCAAGCTCTTTGATCTCGACATGAAGTATGAAGAACTGATTGAGAGATATCCCCACAAGATAACCGTCTACCCTGACGTTCCCCCCGTTCTTGAGTGGCTTAAGGAGAGGGGTTATCTCCTGGGGGTAGTTACCAGCGGTCCAGAGTACCAGAGGGTGAAGCTAAAAATAACTGGTCTGGATCGTTATTTTGACGTCGTGGTTACTCGTGATGACGTTGGTGAGATAAAGCCGAATCCAAAAATTTTTCTCCACGCCCTCGAAATGTTGGGAGTAAACCCAGAAGATGCCGTTATGGTGGGGGATTCCCTCTGGCAGGACGTCTACGGTGGGAAAAACATCGGCATGAAGACAGTTTGGATAAATCGTTCTGGAAACGATACCGATTATTATTTTGCTGACTTCCGGATAAGGACGTTCCACGAGCTTAGAAAGATAGTGGGGGTGTTGCCATGAGGGAGGTGTTCAACAGGGAAGGGGTTTTTGTAAGGTACGAGGAGAAAACCGTAAAGCTGGAAAACGGGCACGAGCTCGTCCACAGGTCGGAAAACCCGACTGAGCTGTGGTGGGAACTGAAGGAGGCCATCAAGGGCAAGAGGGTTAAGGTTGTGGTCTATGAACTTGGGGAGAGCGGGGAGAAGTGATAGCGCACCTCATAAATACTGACGTTGGTGGTAGGGGAATAGGAAGGGTTTACATGGAATACAGGCTGTCCAACTTTAATTTTATGGAGAAAGCAGCCGAAACTTTCCTTGACAATCTGGATAGAACGCTCGTAATAACCGGGTTTCCAATACCTCCTTTTATGGTTCCTGAAACTGACGGTCCGCCGGGGGCCCTTGCCGTTGTTCGGGCTGTCGAAGACCTTGGCGGTAGAGCAGAGGTTCTCAGCTATCCGGAGGTTCTGGAGGCCCTCAAGGGGTTTGGCGTCAATGTTGCCAGAGACGTGGAGGTCTCAAATTACTCCCTTATTATAGCCATCGAGACCCCTGGGAGGGCCTCCGATGGAAAATACTACTCAATGAGTGGTACAGAGATAACCAGAGAAGTCTTTGACGGCATTTTTCTCGAGGCCAGGGAATACGGAATACCCACGATAGCCATCGGTGACGGTGGCAACGAGGCTGGAATGGGCAGTATCAGAGAGCTGGTTGAGCGCCACATTCCTTTGGGGAGAAAAATAGCCAGCGTTGTTGAGGCGGATCATCTGATAACCTCGGGAGTCTCGAATTGGGGTGCTTACGGGCTTATAGCCCAGGCATCTCTAATGGCCGGCAGAAATCTTCTCATGAACTGGGATGAAAGGAAAGTTCTCGCCGCCCTTAAGGCCGGGGGAATAATCGACGGGGTTAGAAAAAGAGCTTGCCTGAGCGTTGATGGCATCGGCCTTGGGGTTCACGAGAAAATAGTAGAGCTTTTAAAAGCTATAGTGAACGATGCCCTCGGTGGTTGAATGAAGCTGGAGGAGTTCATATCCAGCCCTCAATCCAGACAGCTTATAGAGTCCGTTAGAAACTTCGCCAAGAGCTTCTTTGAAAGGGACGGAACCCATGGGTTTAGTCACGTTGAGAGGGTGTTTAACCTCTGCATGCACATCGGGAGGGAAGAGGGTGCCGATTTGGAGGTTCTGGCCTTAGCGGCCCTCCTCCACGATATAGCCAGGCCTCTGGAGGATGCGGGGAAAGTTGAGGATCACGCCGCTGAGGGAGCCAGGATTGCCAGGAGGTATCTCAAAAGCCTTGGCTATCCCGATGAGAAGGTGGAGGCAGTTGCTCACGCCATAGAGGCCCATCGCTTCTCCCGCGGACCGGAACCTAGAACGCTCGAAGCCAAAATCCTCAGCGATGCTGACAAGCTCGACGCCATTGGAGCTGTGGGCATAGCGAGGGTCTTTATGTACTCCGGAGAGCAGGGGAGGGACATAGAAGCTTCGATAAAACACTTTGAGGAGAAGATATTGAAGCTAAAGGACCTGATGTACACCAAAACGGCCAGAAAAATAGCCAACGAGAGACATCGCTTTACCGTGGAGTTCCTGCGCCGGTTAAGGCTTGAAATAGAAGGAGAACTCTGATATTTTTGCCGGTTTTCCTCAAATAATAAGGTTTTTAAATGCCTTCTTGAATTTAGTCTAGCCCTTTCATGGTCATTCTGGAGGAGGTGAGCGAATGAAAGCGCCGATCTGCGAGGTGTGCCTGAAGACGGATGACATTCTCTGCCCGGCCGATGAGAAAAAGCTCCAGGAGGGAATAATAACGGAGCTGGATGTGAAGATCGCCAGGTTGCTTTACAGGCTTCTCGGTGATGTTGAGGTCGAGTTTAGAAAGGCCGTTGAGGCTGGCGATCTCGTTGTTATAGTCGTTGGTAAGGGCGACGTTCCCATAGTCATCGGTAAAGGTGGCAAGAACATAAAGACCCTCGTCAAAGAGCTCGGAAAGCGCGTGAGGGTCATCGAAGGTTTGGAAGCAAGCACAGTGGACGACCTCAAGAAACTGGCAACCGATCTGTTCTATCCAGCCAGTGTGTTCGGAGTCAACGTTGTCTACAGGCCCGGTGGCGAGCACGCCTACAAGGTCCTGGTTCTTGGAAGGGAAAAGAAGAGGCTCCCCGAAAAGCCTGAGATTCTGGAAAGCGTTCTTTCCCAGATTACCGGAAAGGAAGTCAGGATAGCATTTGTCTGATTTTTGTCCTTTTCCCCATCGAATACCTTTAAAAGCTTGTCCCAACTCCTTCTGGGGGATGACCATGTACAGAACGCACTACTCTAACGAGATTACCGAGGAACTCAACGGCCAGCGTGTTAGAGTGGCTGGCTGGGTATGGGAGATCAAGGATTTGGGCGGAATAAAGTTCCTCTGGATAAGGGACAGGGAGGGCATAGTCCAAATAACGGCCCCAAAGAAGAAGGTCGATCCGGAAATATTTAAGCTCATCCCAAAGCTCAACAGCGAGGACGTTGTGGCGGTTGAAGGTATCGTCAACTTCACGCCAAAGGCCAAGCTCGGCTTTGAAATCCTCCCCGAGAAGCTCGAAATACTCAACAGGGCGGAAAGCCCGCTCCCGCTCGACCCCACCGGGAAGGTCAAAGCAGAACTCGACACCCGCTTGGACAACCGCTTCATGGATCTGAGAAGGCCTGAGGTAATGGCGATATTCAAGATACGCTCGAGTGTCTTCAAAGCGGTTAGGGACTTCTTCCACAACGAAGGCTTCATAGAAATACACACGCCCAAGATCATAGCAACGGCTACCGAGGGCGGAACCGAGCTCTTCCCGATGAAGTACTTCGAGAAGGACGCCTTCTTGGCTCAGAGTCCTCAGCTCTACAAGCAGATTATGATGGCTTCCGGCCTGGACAGGGTCTACGAGATAGCGCCGATTTTCAGGGCTGAGGAGCACAACACGACCAGACATTTGAACGAGGCCTGGAGCATCGACGCGGAGATGGCCTTCATCGAGAACGAGAAAGAAGTAATGAACCTCCTCGAGAGGCTGGTAGCTTATACAATCAACTACGTCCGCGAGCACAACGCAAAAGAACTTGAAATCCTGAACTTCGAGCTTGAGGAGCCCAAACTGCCCTTCCCGCGCGTGAGCTACGACAAAGCCCTTGAAATCCTCTCCGACCTCGGCAAAGAAATCCCGTGGGGAGAGGACATAGACACCGAGGGAGAGAAGCTCCTCGGAAAGTACATGCTGGAGAACGAGAACGCGCCGCTCTACTTCCTCTATCAGTATCCCAGCGAGGCGAAGCCGTTCTATATCATGAAAT contains:
- a CDS encoding Mut7-C RNAse domain-containing protein, encoding MRFIADMMLGRLARWLRLYGYDTLYGVKDDDEIVSVALREDRIILTRDSGLAEKSKKLGADVILISSNSLEEQVRELKNLGIEFRELFPPNARCPKCNGLIRPVPKEEVRGKVPPKVYELYDEFYICQDCGQIYWPGRQWEEMLKMDKKLRDEK
- a CDS encoding FtsZ/tubulin family protein produces the protein MLNFTHVFVGIGKAGGSVVDGIESDVVKVRINPGYYILRTEAYSEKIASFFSRLPENSLVWIVFEDKPVNVEIVELISENLPEGTMSLAYAFTPSRELFEESKPSWAENFETVFYDSLWEFLKRDIPLLEAYEEASTVISRALTLLHRSLEGEMVINVDYADFFSTVKGGNVGILRLLSRIDFDWHWGVWDRGIVITIVDEGVALRDAHTVLERFHDLLKEKDIIWGMISRKTAGTGIETLTLLVRKWGE
- a CDS encoding glutamate cyclase domain-containing protein — translated: MIAHLINTDVGGRGIGRVYMEYRLSNFNFMEKAAETFLDNLDRTLVITGFPIPPFMVPETDGPPGALAVVRAVEDLGGRAEVLSYPEVLEALKGFGVNVARDVEVSNYSLIIAIETPGRASDGKYYSMSGTEITREVFDGIFLEAREYGIPTIAIGDGGNEAGMGSIRELVERHIPLGRKIASVVEADHLITSGVSNWGAYGLIAQASLMAGRNLLMNWDERKVLAALKAGGIIDGVRKRACLSVDGIGLGVHEKIVELLKAIVNDALGG
- a CDS encoding HD domain-containing protein, translated to MKLEEFISSPQSRQLIESVRNFAKSFFERDGTHGFSHVERVFNLCMHIGREEGADLEVLALAALLHDIARPLEDAGKVEDHAAEGARIARRYLKSLGYPDEKVEAVAHAIEAHRFSRGPEPRTLEAKILSDADKLDAIGAVGIARVFMYSGEQGRDIEASIKHFEEKILKLKDLMYTKTARKIANERHRFTVEFLRRLRLEIEGEL
- a CDS encoding nucleotidyltransferase domain-containing protein is translated as MSSREAVISRMIEEGRKRYLMIKHYRRYLPAIKRACEEVFGECELYVFGSVLTGKFTAGSDVDLLIKVRKAPKSLRERAELEVKIEELANLPYYHPFEFHIVDEEGFRRYVEVLKVNPVKVE
- a CDS encoding MBL fold metallo-hydrolase — encoded protein: MLVYFIGTGGSEGIPAHLCTCSTCNEARKFGFAQRRPSTLAVITENKRAVLFDVGTDIRDFLNVPLEAIFLTHWHHDHIYGLYKLRWMAKETRLYAPEGHADALILNDPKNLRPNVIKPGQTLKVDSLKITPIRLNHQIETLGYLVEEDGKSVAILYDTKGLPEETREFLKSKVPLRLVIIDATYPPDFNDPYHNNVDEAAEIGLSLAERTVLSHISHKNLPFLELVEYVRKRWKNKVLVAYDGMVFYV
- a CDS encoding HEPN domain-containing protein, which translates into the protein MHYEEVETLLRRSVDYLELANSAFESEKYDAAIFLAEQALQLHLKALLIKYADLRIRSHSLRELLYRLGQVFKLEDRVEEFIRANRKLLRELEDAYIGTRYEAKSYCREDAEELIEFVTRVMDFVEGLADEFERGSNLQDD
- the hxlAB gene encoding bifunctional 3-hexulose-6-phosphate synthase/6-phospho-3-hexuloisomerase — its product is MILQVALDLTDIEQAISIAEKAARGGAHWLEVGTPLIKKEGMRAVELLKRRFPDRKIVADLKTMDTGALEVEMAARHGADVVSILGVADDKTIKDAVEVAKKYGIRVMVDLIGVKDKVKRAKELEKMGVHYILVHTGIDEQAQGKNPLEDLEKVVKAVNVPVAVAGGLNLETIPKVIELGATIIIVGSAITKAKDPEEVTRKIIDLFWGEYMQTIKKAMKDIVEHIDNVADSLKLEQVRGFVDAMIGANKIFIYGAGRSGLVGKAFAMRLMHLDFNVYVVGETITPAFEQGDLLIAISGSGETTSIVDAAKIAKKEGGKVVAITSYANSTLGKLADVVVEIPGRTKANIPTDYIARQMLTKYKWIAPMGTLFEDSTMVFLDGIIALLMATFQKTEKDMKRKHATLE
- the aspS gene encoding aspartate--tRNA(Asn) ligase; the protein is MYRTHYSNEITEELNGQRVRVAGWVWEIKDLGGIKFLWIRDREGIVQITAPKKKVDPEIFKLIPKLNSEDVVAVEGIVNFTPKAKLGFEILPEKLEILNRAESPLPLDPTGKVKAELDTRLDNRFMDLRRPEVMAIFKIRSSVFKAVRDFFHNEGFIEIHTPKIIATATEGGTELFPMKYFEKDAFLAQSPQLYKQIMMASGLDRVYEIAPIFRAEEHNTTRHLNEAWSIDAEMAFIENEKEVMNLLERLVAYTINYVREHNAKELEILNFELEEPKLPFPRVSYDKALEILSDLGKEIPWGEDIDTEGEKLLGKYMLENENAPLYFLYQYPSEAKPFYIMKYDDRPEICRAFDLEYRGVEITSGGQREHRHDVLVEQIKEKGLNPESFEFYLKAFRYGMPPHGGFGLGAERLIKQMLNLANIREVILFPRDRRRLTP
- a CDS encoding TIGR02253 family HAD-type hydrolase — encoded protein: MVQALLFDIDYTLLTEMPLIQLFLPQVYEKLAKKLGVNKEEARNRFLSEIFLRKDTYEWHDWNFFFKLFDLDMKYEELIERYPHKITVYPDVPPVLEWLKERGYLLGVVTSGPEYQRVKLKITGLDRYFDVVVTRDDVGEIKPNPKIFLHALEMLGVNPEDAVMVGDSLWQDVYGGKNIGMKTVWINRSGNDTDYYFADFRIRTFHELRKIVGVLP
- a CDS encoding KH domain-containing protein translates to MKAPICEVCLKTDDILCPADEKKLQEGIITELDVKIARLLYRLLGDVEVEFRKAVEAGDLVVIVVGKGDVPIVIGKGGKNIKTLVKELGKRVRVIEGLEASTVDDLKKLATDLFYPASVFGVNVVYRPGGEHAYKVLVLGREKKRLPEKPEILESVLSQITGKEVRIAFV
- a CDS encoding 6-hydroxymethylpterin diphosphokinase MptE-like protein, which codes for MNWEQWKPFYLRIVREMGYSIEQDRKSAELLRALLLEGDDYITREELEAVIGKKAYVFGAGPSLEDALKRFDFSDGTLIAADGATSALLDAGLLPDVIVTDLDGRISDIKIANDKGSFMVVHAHGDNMDKLVSYVPFLSRILGTCQTEPLDIVYNFGGFTDGDRAVFLAEALGARDIIMVGFDFGDVVGKWSKPGLKDHSPVWESKRKKFAFARELLNWLEKNGRARLRYLHP